One Novipirellula caenicola genomic window carries:
- a CDS encoding cobalamin biosynthesis protein, with amino-acid sequence MSEVTAVCVLLIAVVLDGVLGDPPNSLHPVAWMGRFVGWGRKRSRATQNSVRFLQGCAVVAGGAVIVATVGILIQIACRHFPHWFAILVQAAVLKSTFSVRSLAGAAGSVAKALSNEDLNTARHQVAYHLVSRDVTKLDASQLSAATIESVAENTSDSFIAPLFYFVVAGLPGALLYRFVNTADAMLGYRTQELEWFGKPAAKIDDLLNLIPSRLTALVMLMIYAPYVRRTNPAIAIWWRDHSLTASPNAGHPMSAAAGVLGIVLEKQDHYRLGEGQPLPGIRSLQQSIAMLWTTAIAAVVLSVAGLLMWRTL; translated from the coding sequence GTGAGTGAAGTGACCGCTGTCTGCGTCCTACTAATCGCCGTGGTTCTCGATGGCGTACTGGGCGACCCACCCAATTCGCTGCACCCCGTTGCATGGATGGGACGCTTTGTTGGTTGGGGACGTAAACGAAGCCGCGCGACGCAAAATTCAGTCCGTTTTCTGCAAGGATGTGCGGTGGTCGCCGGTGGCGCCGTCATCGTAGCCACGGTGGGAATCTTGATTCAGATCGCTTGTCGACACTTCCCCCACTGGTTTGCCATCCTCGTTCAAGCGGCGGTGTTGAAGAGCACGTTTAGCGTTCGCTCACTCGCGGGCGCCGCGGGATCCGTTGCCAAGGCGTTATCAAACGAAGATCTAAACACAGCACGTCACCAAGTTGCCTATCATCTGGTCAGTCGCGATGTGACGAAGCTCGATGCGTCTCAGTTATCTGCTGCGACGATTGAGTCGGTCGCCGAGAATACAAGCGACTCGTTCATCGCTCCGCTTTTCTATTTTGTCGTCGCCGGACTCCCCGGAGCACTGCTGTATCGATTCGTCAACACGGCCGATGCGATGCTCGGTTATCGCACTCAGGAACTCGAGTGGTTTGGCAAACCCGCAGCAAAAATCGATGATCTTCTGAATTTGATTCCGTCACGATTAACGGCTCTCGTGATGCTGATGATCTATGCCCCCTACGTGCGCCGGACCAATCCTGCGATTGCGATTTGGTGGCGAGACCATTCGTTGACGGCAAGCCCGAACGCGGGGCACCCGATGAGTGCGGCGGCTGGCGTGTTGGGGATCGTGTTGGAAAAACAAGACCACTATCGTCTTGGTGAGGGGCAACCGCTGCCCGGCATCCGGTCGCTCCAACAATCGATCGCGATGTTGTGGACAACCGCCATCGCCGCCGTTGTCTTGAGCGTCGCGGGGTTGCTGATGTGGAGAACGTTATGA
- a CDS encoding ABC transporter ATP-binding protein: protein MTRFYAQGLTFSYADRLILDSISLEFCAGEILVLLGANGAGKTTLLQSLSRQLNPVNGVVGVDGRDIQTMSRRALAQSIAFMPQQENRGTPLRVIDVVRLGRTPHRGWWMPLTGDDSEIVDQSLEAAGLMELRDRVITELSGGEWRRMILARALAQASPIVLLDEPTAGLDLKFQFDVLDRVRQMAKQRGLIVVVTLHDLNHAALFGDRLALLSQRSILALGSPQEVLQPHLIEQAFGVSVVVIEHPVHGTPFVVPLGESRPSETQHRHGKGASRE from the coding sequence ATGACTCGTTTCTATGCCCAAGGGCTGACTTTTTCGTACGCCGATCGTTTGATTCTCGATTCGATCTCGTTGGAATTTTGCGCAGGCGAAATCTTGGTGCTGCTGGGAGCCAACGGCGCGGGTAAAACGACGCTGCTGCAATCGCTCAGTCGCCAATTGAATCCGGTAAATGGCGTCGTTGGTGTCGACGGCCGCGATATCCAAACGATGTCGCGACGTGCGCTCGCTCAATCAATCGCGTTCATGCCTCAGCAAGAGAACCGGGGAACGCCGCTGCGAGTGATCGATGTCGTTCGACTCGGCCGCACACCGCATCGCGGTTGGTGGATGCCTTTGACCGGCGATGATTCTGAAATTGTGGATCAATCGCTCGAGGCCGCCGGGTTGATGGAACTGCGAGATCGTGTGATTACGGAGTTGTCCGGCGGTGAATGGAGGCGAATGATCTTGGCGAGAGCATTGGCTCAAGCGTCCCCGATTGTTTTGTTGGATGAACCCACCGCAGGGCTTGACCTGAAATTTCAATTTGATGTTCTCGATCGCGTGCGTCAGATGGCCAAGCAACGGGGGCTAATCGTCGTGGTGACATTGCATGACCTGAACCATGCGGCGTTGTTCGGCGACCGTTTGGCACTGCTGTCGCAGCGTTCCATTTTGGCGCTCGGTTCGCCGCAAGAAGTTTTGCAGCCGCACCTTATCGAGCAGGCCTTTGGCGTTTCGGTGGTGGTGATCGAGCATCCCGTTCATGGCACCCCCTTTGTCGTTCCGTTGGGTGAGTCGCGTCCGAGTGAAACTCAACACCGCCACGGCAAGGGAGCGTCCCGTGAGTGA
- a CDS encoding iron ABC transporter permease codes for MNRCIFVLVASCVLLLVLALVSLIVGPIPIRLASVVQWLIGGDGVSLTSTEQAILWELRLPRIVTACFVGGSLGISGVGFQALFRNPLADPYVIGASSGAALGVTLALVTGFQVSVMGLGGTALAALLGSILAVIVVFAIGSVGRDGSSLSLLLAGVALSSMINALVSLMMYLHEEKVVVILAWLMGSLADNDWNVVFATAIASFAGFSILFSLSRALDAFSLGDVASQSLGLDLVRFRILMVTGSSLATAAAVAAAGIIGFIGLIAPHIARALVGPRHRFLIPMSAVVGATLLLIADGLARTIVAPAELPVGIVTAILGCPFFLFLLKTRAKVGGLAS; via the coding sequence TTGAACCGTTGTATTTTTGTCCTTGTCGCTTCCTGCGTGCTGTTGTTGGTGCTGGCGTTAGTCAGTCTGATCGTCGGGCCGATCCCCATTCGACTCGCCAGCGTCGTGCAGTGGTTGATCGGCGGCGATGGCGTCAGTTTAACTTCGACCGAACAGGCGATCTTGTGGGAGCTCCGCTTGCCACGCATCGTGACCGCTTGTTTCGTCGGCGGATCGCTTGGAATATCGGGCGTCGGTTTTCAAGCCTTGTTCCGTAATCCGTTGGCCGACCCGTACGTGATTGGTGCCTCCAGCGGCGCAGCGTTGGGGGTGACACTAGCGTTGGTCACGGGGTTTCAGGTCAGTGTCATGGGGCTTGGCGGCACCGCACTCGCAGCCCTGTTGGGATCGATTCTCGCGGTGATCGTCGTCTTTGCGATTGGATCGGTCGGTCGCGACGGTTCTTCACTTTCGCTGCTGTTGGCCGGAGTGGCACTTAGCAGCATGATCAACGCCCTGGTTTCACTGATGATGTATTTGCATGAGGAAAAGGTGGTTGTGATCCTGGCGTGGTTGATGGGCAGTTTAGCGGACAATGATTGGAACGTTGTGTTCGCGACTGCCATCGCATCGTTTGCGGGATTCAGCATTCTGTTCAGTTTGTCGCGAGCACTCGATGCGTTCTCGCTCGGGGACGTTGCCTCTCAATCGTTAGGCTTGGACTTAGTTCGCTTTCGCATTTTGATGGTCACGGGATCCAGTTTGGCAACGGCCGCCGCCGTCGCCGCCGCTGGCATCATCGGATTCATTGGCTTGATCGCTCCCCATATTGCCCGAGCGCTGGTGGGGCCGCGACATCGCTTTTTGATTCCCATGAGTGCAGTGGTGGGAGCCACCTTGTTATTGATTGCCGACGGTTTGGCACGCACGATTGTGGCTCCGGCCGAGCTGCCGGTGGGGATTGTTACTGCGATCCTCGGCTGCCCTTTCTTTCTGTTTTTACTCAAAACGCGTGCAAAAGTAGGAGGCTTGGCATCATGA
- a CDS encoding cobalamin-binding protein: protein MTQNVIILSLLLAILGCHDHSPQRPAPPTGASVVVVDRLDRELRFEAIPRRIVSLSPSTTELLFAIGAGPQVVGATKHCNYPDAATEVPRVGAGTLESISRETILSLQPDLVLCKWDTHQPLVDPLTRLGIPVIAIGPENLQALFQEARLLGKVLGRESEADALVNSMTTRLDHVTSLVEQIPPRERRSVFYEVWDDPLMTAGPNSFIGELLTLGGMKNIFADTSVRYPKVSSEVVVHRNPEVILAPSTHADQVSVQQLLLRQGWSEIAAIREQQVFLIDGDQVSRCGPRLIDALEQMITAVYPDQVVMMKGSDL, encoded by the coding sequence ATGACTCAGAACGTTATTATCCTCAGCTTGTTGTTGGCCATCCTTGGTTGCCACGACCACTCGCCACAGAGGCCCGCGCCTCCTACGGGTGCCAGCGTCGTGGTCGTTGATCGCTTGGATCGCGAGCTGCGGTTCGAAGCGATACCACGACGGATCGTTTCGCTATCCCCATCGACGACGGAGTTATTGTTTGCCATCGGTGCCGGTCCTCAAGTTGTCGGGGCCACGAAACATTGCAATTACCCCGATGCCGCCACCGAGGTGCCTCGCGTGGGAGCCGGAACGTTGGAAAGCATTAGTCGTGAAACCATTCTCAGCTTGCAGCCGGATCTCGTGCTTTGCAAATGGGATACCCATCAACCGCTAGTCGATCCGCTGACGCGACTCGGCATTCCCGTGATCGCGATCGGTCCCGAAAACCTTCAAGCCCTGTTTCAAGAAGCTCGCTTGCTAGGAAAGGTTCTCGGCCGAGAATCCGAAGCCGACGCGTTAGTGAATTCGATGACGACGCGACTCGATCACGTGACCTCGTTGGTCGAGCAGATACCGCCGCGTGAGCGTCGAAGCGTGTTTTATGAGGTTTGGGACGATCCGCTGATGACGGCGGGGCCGAATTCGTTCATCGGCGAATTGCTGACACTTGGCGGTATGAAAAACATTTTTGCCGACACATCGGTGCGCTACCCCAAAGTCAGCAGCGAAGTGGTGGTGCATCGAAATCCCGAGGTGATTTTGGCGCCCTCGACCCACGCTGACCAAGTCAGTGTTCAGCAATTGCTCTTACGCCAAGGTTGGAGCGAGATTGCTGCGATTCGCGAGCAACAAGTTTTCTTGATTGATGGCGATCAAGTTTCACGCTGCGGGCCGCGACTGATCGATGCACTCGAACAAATGATCACCGCGGTTTATCCCGATCAAGTGGTGATGATGAAGGGATCCGATCTTTGA
- the cobU gene encoding bifunctional adenosylcobinamide kinase/adenosylcobinamide-phosphate guanylyltransferase, whose product MLHPQRKGTLTLVLGGVRSGKSQFAHSLALELGHDDVLFVATAEVGDQEMLQRIELHRRSRPATWQTLERTRGIGKTLAAMPSLPAVVLVDCLTLLTSNVMLSEDPVHDPLHKDNQAPREPVIEATDASIESRLETEVDELIQFAERHCVHLIVVSGEVGMGIVPEYSLGRQFRDLLGRANQTLAAHATATYLMVAGLPVEVSAIATTVQQASSHLQATSTKEIR is encoded by the coding sequence ATGCTTCACCCCCAACGCAAAGGAACGCTGACCTTGGTCCTAGGCGGTGTGCGAAGTGGCAAGAGCCAATTTGCACACTCCTTGGCGCTCGAGCTGGGCCATGACGACGTGCTGTTTGTGGCCACCGCCGAAGTGGGCGACCAAGAAATGTTGCAAAGGATCGAACTGCACCGCCGGTCACGCCCTGCGACGTGGCAGACACTCGAACGGACTCGCGGTATCGGTAAAACGTTAGCCGCGATGCCATCGCTGCCCGCGGTGGTGCTGGTGGATTGTCTGACGCTTTTAACCAGCAATGTGATGCTGAGCGAGGATCCTGTGCACGATCCCCTCCACAAGGATAATCAGGCCCCACGCGAACCTGTCATCGAAGCCACGGACGCGTCGATCGAAAGTCGTTTGGAAACCGAAGTGGATGAATTGATTCAATTCGCCGAACGTCACTGCGTGCATCTGATCGTCGTCTCCGGCGAAGTCGGCATGGGGATCGTGCCGGAGTACTCGCTCGGACGTCAGTTCCGAGACTTGTTAGGACGAGCCAACCAAACGCTTGCGGCCCACGCCACCGCGACCTACTTGATGGTGGCGGGATTACCCGTCGAGGTGTCTGCGATTGCGACCACGGTGCAGCAAGCGTCGAGCCATTTACAGGCGACGAGCACCAAGGAGATTCGATGA
- the cobO gene encoding cob(I)yrinic acid a,c-diamide adenosyltransferase has protein sequence MNPANDGHQERDVNQEHKAKMVRINEAADRKLAKATIEKGLIIVHTGAGKGKSTAAFGMAIRALGQGMKVGIVQFIKGAIPTGEAAFFAKLDLPVEMHTLGEGFTWKTQDRERDIATAEKGWQKAVELMRDPSFDMVILDELNIATKYDYVAITRVIDELKQKRQMLHVVLTGRNASPELIEIADLVSEMKVIKHPYGHGVKPQRGVEF, from the coding sequence ATGAATCCAGCAAACGACGGACACCAAGAACGCGACGTTAACCAAGAACACAAAGCGAAGATGGTTCGCATCAACGAGGCTGCCGATCGGAAGCTTGCCAAAGCAACGATCGAAAAAGGGTTGATCATCGTTCACACCGGAGCCGGCAAAGGAAAATCGACTGCGGCGTTTGGGATGGCGATCCGGGCACTCGGGCAAGGGATGAAGGTCGGGATCGTCCAGTTCATCAAAGGAGCGATCCCGACCGGGGAGGCCGCGTTTTTTGCCAAGCTCGATCTACCCGTCGAAATGCACACGCTCGGGGAAGGGTTCACTTGGAAAACGCAAGACCGCGAGCGGGATATCGCAACCGCTGAAAAAGGCTGGCAAAAAGCAGTCGAATTGATGCGAGATCCATCGTTCGACATGGTGATCCTCGATGAATTGAACATCGCGACCAAATATGACTATGTAGCGATTACGCGAGTCATCGATGAATTGAAGCAGAAACGACAAATGTTGCATGTCGTTTTGACCGGCCGCAACGCAAGTCCCGAATTGATCGAAATCGCCGACCTCGTTTCCGAAATGAAAGTCATCAAACACCCGTACGGGCACGGTGTGAAACCCCAACGCGGAGTCGAGTTTTGA
- a CDS encoding cobyric acid synthase, producing the protein MTAKTLMIQGTSSSAGKSLLTAAICRCFARRGVRVAPFKAQNMSNNAAVCADGSEIGRSQALQAIAAGAPPTADMNPILLKPEGDSHSQVIVNGRPLGSLAAAAYFRRRSEYWGVVTDALDRMRDEYELVVIEGAGSPAELNLADVEMVNMSVARYCQSPVLLVGDIERGGVFAQLLGTLWLLTPEDRALVRGLIVNKFRGDLRLFDRGVEMLQTRGEVPVLGVLPWIDSLRLPEEDAATLSEKSFNPAPTCDAGGINVVVIQFPHIANFDDFDPLENEPGVSLRYVRSSGSFGRPDLIILPGTKNTIADLDWLRSTGLQQCIMASHDQGSRVVGICGGYQMLGRRINNPHHLEHVRSRVEGLGLLEIETTFQHEKQTFQVETQITDDAIAPGTQGQRVRGYEIHVGQTVSQSTWLQRANLSTGSVPPANASDGARSADGRVWGCYLHGLFHNDAFRHAWLRTFQTFSQDSSSVNADDVLTTSLDRLADAFESHIDIQQLEQIIWHQETSK; encoded by the coding sequence ATGACCGCCAAGACATTGATGATCCAAGGAACGAGCTCGTCGGCGGGCAAGAGTTTGCTGACTGCGGCGATCTGTCGTTGCTTTGCGCGTCGGGGTGTCCGCGTTGCTCCGTTCAAGGCTCAAAACATGTCCAATAACGCTGCCGTTTGCGCGGACGGATCCGAGATTGGGCGTTCTCAAGCTCTGCAAGCGATCGCCGCAGGGGCGCCCCCGACCGCCGATATGAATCCGATCTTGCTGAAACCCGAGGGGGACTCGCATTCGCAAGTGATTGTCAACGGTCGACCGCTCGGATCGCTCGCAGCGGCAGCTTACTTCCGCCGTCGCAGCGAATACTGGGGTGTGGTTACCGATGCATTGGATCGGATGCGAGACGAATATGAATTGGTCGTGATCGAAGGGGCCGGCAGCCCGGCGGAACTCAACCTCGCCGATGTCGAAATGGTCAACATGTCAGTCGCTCGTTATTGCCAATCGCCTGTGCTGCTGGTGGGCGACATCGAACGAGGCGGTGTGTTTGCTCAGCTGCTGGGTACCCTTTGGTTGTTAACGCCCGAAGATCGAGCACTCGTGCGGGGGCTAATTGTCAACAAGTTTCGTGGTGATTTACGGCTGTTTGATCGCGGTGTCGAGATGCTCCAAACGCGAGGCGAGGTTCCTGTTCTAGGCGTCTTGCCCTGGATCGATTCGCTGCGGTTGCCCGAAGAAGACGCGGCCACGCTGTCCGAGAAATCTTTCAACCCTGCACCCACGTGCGACGCCGGCGGGATCAATGTGGTCGTCATTCAGTTCCCTCACATCGCAAATTTTGACGACTTCGATCCACTGGAGAATGAACCGGGCGTGTCGCTCCGTTACGTTCGTTCGTCGGGATCGTTCGGACGCCCCGATCTGATTATTCTGCCAGGCACCAAAAATACGATCGCGGATTTGGATTGGCTGCGATCAACCGGATTGCAGCAGTGCATCATGGCGTCCCATGACCAGGGATCCAGGGTAGTTGGGATCTGCGGCGGCTATCAAATGCTCGGTCGCCGAATCAACAACCCTCATCATCTCGAACATGTTCGCAGCCGTGTCGAGGGTCTCGGGTTGCTCGAGATCGAGACGACGTTTCAGCACGAAAAACAAACCTTTCAAGTCGAAACTCAAATTACCGACGACGCAATCGCGCCCGGTACACAGGGACAACGGGTCCGCGGCTACGAGATTCATGTGGGCCAAACGGTTTCGCAATCGACATGGCTTCAGCGAGCAAATTTGTCGACTGGATCGGTGCCGCCTGCGAACGCATCGGACGGTGCCCGTTCCGCCGATGGTCGCGTGTGGGGCTGTTACCTGCACGGTCTGTTTCACAACGACGCCTTTCGTCATGCATGGCTGAGAACATTCCAAACATTTTCGCAAGACTCGTCCTCGGTCAATGCCGACGACGTTCTGACCACATCGCTGGATCGGCTTGCGGACGCCTTTGAATCGCATATCGACATCCAACAACTCGAACAGATTATCTGGCATCAGGAGACTTCTAAATGA
- a CDS encoding DUF1559 domain-containing protein, whose translation MSKRYCRSQGFTLVELLVVIAIIGVLVGLLLPAVQAAREAARRMQCGNNLKQIGLALHNYESAYRVWPAQSSSPSQGKGFITKRGSWFTAVLPFIEQDGLFQSFDGNYHWHDPQNADAVSAKVPAMSCPSVPDRRGFEWTVLVDYANATTTSYTLSARDFYDGATTDYANVGGVGTQLNAVLPASQQLHDPRNCGILKSTAVRLSDVIDGLSNTLLVVECAGRPELFQNGRLVGDGASPKTWSGSSSVTRPFPTGGVWASHNKGFTVDGATPEGNTAIRPGSCSINCSNDNEVYSFHVGGAQTLVADGSVRFLTSSLPIDQLVALVSRNGHEVVTLD comes from the coding sequence ATGAGCAAGCGTTATTGTCGGTCACAAGGTTTCACGTTGGTCGAATTGCTGGTGGTGATCGCAATCATCGGCGTCTTAGTCGGGCTGCTATTGCCCGCGGTCCAGGCCGCCCGCGAGGCGGCGAGACGAATGCAGTGTGGAAACAATCTGAAACAGATCGGATTGGCACTGCACAATTACGAGTCCGCGTATCGGGTTTGGCCAGCGCAATCGTCCTCTCCGAGTCAAGGAAAAGGGTTCATTACCAAACGCGGCAGTTGGTTCACGGCGGTGCTTCCATTCATTGAACAAGATGGCCTGTTCCAATCCTTTGATGGAAATTACCACTGGCACGATCCGCAAAACGCGGACGCGGTCAGCGCCAAAGTGCCCGCCATGAGCTGTCCGTCGGTTCCCGATCGTCGTGGTTTCGAATGGACCGTGCTGGTCGATTACGCCAATGCCACGACGACCTCGTACACATTGTCCGCTCGTGACTTTTACGACGGTGCAACAACCGATTACGCCAACGTCGGTGGCGTTGGGACGCAGCTCAACGCCGTGTTGCCCGCATCGCAGCAACTGCATGATCCTCGGAATTGTGGGATCTTAAAATCGACCGCCGTGCGGCTATCGGATGTTATCGATGGTCTGTCAAACACCCTGCTCGTTGTCGAGTGTGCCGGTCGACCCGAACTTTTCCAAAACGGTCGACTCGTCGGCGATGGGGCGTCTCCGAAAACGTGGAGCGGCAGTTCCAGTGTCACGCGTCCGTTTCCAACCGGCGGCGTGTGGGCCAGTCATAACAAAGGCTTCACCGTGGATGGGGCAACGCCCGAAGGCAACACCGCGATCCGCCCAGGATCGTGTTCGATCAATTGCAGCAACGACAACGAAGTCTACTCGTTTCATGTCGGTGGGGCACAAACCTTGGTCGCCGATGGTTCGGTGCGGTTTTTGACGAGCTCGCTGCCCATCGATCAGCTTGTCGCACTTGTGAGCCGCAATGGACACGAAGTGGTGACGTTGGACTAA
- a CDS encoding polyprenyl synthetase family protein — translation MDSTSTFHAAQLTTENHRESRPSESNGHAISGALADQFAKLYGPVAAELLLVEKRFHQELQSPYESLVPVLRHGTQLGGKRLRPAMLLLAASAVGSVREDHVVLGAVIEMVHTATLIHDDVLDDADTRRHVPTVNAKWNNHTSILLGDYLFAQSFRLAATLPSTEACRWIGEAARLVCEGEMRQVLKRDVLDIDETTYIEMIQGKTAELCRVACQLGSHFADGSPEVTTSLAEYGDSLGIAFQIADDYLDLWGSDERVGKTLGTDLQQGKITLPVIRLLQTADEARRNQILQLLAEPSRRRTETIMPWLDQSDARQYTRETALQYQRKAITALDVLADSPAKASLNAIAEFAVNRRF, via the coding sequence ATGGATTCGACCTCAACCTTTCACGCTGCTCAATTGACGACGGAAAATCATCGCGAATCTCGCCCTAGCGAATCCAACGGCCACGCGATTTCGGGTGCCTTGGCCGACCAATTTGCCAAGTTGTATGGCCCGGTCGCCGCAGAGCTTCTGCTTGTCGAAAAACGATTCCACCAAGAGCTGCAGTCGCCCTATGAATCGCTCGTCCCGGTGCTCCGCCACGGTACTCAACTAGGCGGAAAACGGCTGCGACCCGCGATGTTGCTGTTGGCCGCCTCGGCCGTTGGATCGGTCCGCGAGGACCACGTGGTGCTGGGGGCGGTGATCGAAATGGTGCACACCGCCACGCTGATCCACGATGACGTCCTGGACGATGCGGATACCCGCCGGCATGTGCCCACGGTCAACGCCAAGTGGAACAATCACACCAGCATCTTGTTGGGCGACTACCTGTTTGCCCAAAGCTTTCGCTTGGCGGCGACCTTGCCCTCGACCGAAGCATGTCGCTGGATCGGCGAAGCGGCGCGATTGGTGTGCGAAGGCGAAATGCGGCAAGTGTTGAAGCGAGATGTATTGGATATCGACGAGACGACCTACATCGAGATGATTCAGGGTAAGACCGCCGAACTGTGCCGAGTCGCCTGCCAATTGGGATCCCATTTCGCTGATGGCAGCCCCGAAGTCACCACATCGCTTGCTGAGTACGGAGACTCACTTGGCATCGCCTTTCAGATTGCCGATGACTACCTCGATCTATGGGGTAGCGACGAGCGCGTCGGAAAGACGCTCGGGACCGATCTTCAGCAGGGCAAAATCACCTTGCCGGTCATTCGACTTTTGCAAACCGCCGACGAAGCGAGACGAAACCAGATTCTACAATTGTTGGCCGAGCCAAGTCGTCGCCGCACCGAGACGATCATGCCTTGGTTGGACCAAAGCGATGCTCGCCAATACACACGAGAAACCGCGTTGCAGTATCAACGCAAAGCGATCACGGCGCTTGACGTGTTGGCGGATTCTCCCGCCAAAGCGTCGCTCAATGCGATTGCCGAATTTGCCGTCAATCGCCGCTTCTAA